In Polynucleobacter ibericus, a genomic segment contains:
- the pheS gene encoding phenylalanine--tRNA ligase subunit alpha, with protein sequence MVSLDHIVEDAKRDFLGAADAAALEDAKAKYLGKSGVLTERLKALGGMSPEERKSAGAQINQIKTQVETALQERRQALADAVLMQRLAAESIDVSLPGRGQAVGSLHPVMRTWERVEEIFRSIGFDVADGPEIETDWFNFTALNSPENHPARSMQDTFYIDGKDSNEKPLLLRTHTSPIQVRYASEHVKKYANTDVMPPIKVIAPGRTYRVDSDATHSPMFHQVEGLWIAETVSFADLKGVYTDFLRTFFETNELQVRFRPSYFPFTEPSAEIDMAFGSGKLAGRWLEISGAGQVHPNVLRNMGIDPERYTGFAFGSGLERLTMLRYGVDDLRLFFENDLRFLAQFPA encoded by the coding sequence ATGGTTTCTCTCGACCACATTGTCGAGGATGCTAAACGTGATTTCCTCGGAGCTGCCGATGCGGCAGCTCTAGAGGACGCGAAAGCCAAGTATCTCGGTAAGTCAGGTGTTCTCACTGAGCGTTTAAAAGCGCTTGGTGGAATGTCGCCTGAGGAGCGCAAGAGTGCTGGCGCCCAAATTAATCAAATCAAAACTCAAGTAGAAACTGCATTACAAGAGCGTCGCCAAGCATTGGCTGATGCTGTGTTAATGCAACGTCTCGCGGCAGAGTCCATTGACGTATCCTTGCCTGGCCGTGGCCAAGCAGTAGGTAGCTTACATCCTGTAATGCGAACCTGGGAACGTGTTGAGGAGATCTTCCGTTCGATTGGTTTTGATGTAGCAGACGGCCCAGAAATTGAAACCGATTGGTTTAATTTCACCGCCTTAAATAGTCCTGAGAATCATCCTGCGCGATCAATGCAGGATACCTTTTACATTGATGGCAAAGACTCGAACGAGAAGCCTTTGTTATTACGCACGCATACCAGCCCCATTCAGGTTCGTTATGCAAGTGAGCATGTCAAGAAATACGCCAACACTGATGTGATGCCACCAATTAAAGTGATTGCACCAGGAAGAACCTATCGTGTAGATAGTGATGCAACGCATTCTCCGATGTTCCATCAAGTTGAAGGCCTCTGGATTGCAGAAACAGTTTCTTTTGCAGATCTAAAGGGTGTATACACCGATTTCTTGAGAACCTTCTTTGAAACAAATGAATTACAGGTTCGTTTCCGCCCTTCGTATTTCCCATTCACAGAACCTTCTGCTGAAATCGATATGGCTTTTGGTAGCGGTAAGCTTGCCGGCCGCTGGTTAGAGATCTCTGGGGCAGGGCAGGTGCATCCAAACGTACTGCGTAATATGGGTATCGACCCAGAACGCTATACCGGCTTTGCCTTTGGTTCTGGTTTAGAGCGTTTAACGATGTTACGTTATGGCGTTGACGATTTACGTCTTTTCTTTGAAAACGATCTTCGTTTCTTAGCGCAGTTCCCTGCATAA
- the pheT gene encoding phenylalanine--tRNA ligase subunit beta has translation MQFSESWLRQYVNPSLDSDALGHAMTMAGLEVEEQHSVAPAFTKIVVAQILSAEQHPDADRLRVCKVDAGTGQELQIVCGAPNARASIKIPCAIVGAELPPAEAGGKPFMIKVGKLRGVESQGMLCSGRELGLGDDHEGILELPEDAPVGKDIREYLNLDDQIFVIKLTPNKADCLSLMGMAREVSAITGATLCAPKWTPPAVTIEDKRKVTVENKELCGRFAGRVIRGVNPQAKTPDWMIQRLCNAGQRSISALVDLSNYVMLEMGQPTHVFDIDKLNGDINVRWAKAGETLELLNGQTVTLQGPDSAGKMQEAGVVADQNGPVALAGIMGGNHCAVTDDTENIYVEAAYWLPSAIQGRARRFNFSTDAAHRFERGVDPQNTVNCLEYLSALIIEVCGGQAGPVDDQVLNLPERKPVKMRLARAEKVIGIPLTSEVVADVFKRLGFEFKQEGDAFVVTPPSYRFDIEIEEDLIEEVARMYGFENIPDQPPVASLKMSAKAEAKRGIHLLRQRLALQGYQEAVNFGFTDLESEQRLAGAKEQDLIKVLNPIANQYGVMRSNLWGGLLGNLKANLNRGAGRVRLFETGRVFKRDSNVQEEAGKVTGFHQPQKIGGLAYGSFVPEQWANATRAVDFFDVKGDLERVLDPLHFVTEGAQHPALHPGRSARVTLKSGKNNIAIGWIGELHPGLQQAYELPQAPVLFELDLDPIRELGLPIPEELSKFPAVQRDLALVVKQSVSAQSLLDAMFASKQNFVRNIELFDEFKPKAGSSSMADDEKSLAFRVNLLNPSETLQDPQIDAVMAALLSAVEKKCAARLR, from the coding sequence ATGCAATTTTCTGAATCTTGGCTTCGTCAGTATGTAAACCCATCACTCGACAGTGATGCACTGGGTCATGCAATGACAATGGCTGGTTTAGAGGTTGAAGAGCAGCATTCAGTTGCACCTGCATTTACCAAGATCGTCGTTGCACAGATTCTGTCTGCAGAGCAACACCCAGATGCAGATCGTTTACGAGTTTGCAAAGTAGATGCGGGTACCGGTCAAGAACTGCAAATCGTATGTGGAGCTCCTAACGCACGTGCTAGTATCAAAATCCCATGCGCGATAGTTGGTGCTGAGCTGCCTCCAGCTGAAGCAGGTGGCAAGCCATTCATGATTAAGGTTGGCAAGCTGCGTGGTGTTGAGAGTCAAGGCATGCTCTGCTCAGGTCGTGAACTTGGTTTAGGTGATGATCACGAAGGCATTCTCGAGTTACCTGAAGATGCCCCAGTTGGAAAAGATATTCGTGAGTACCTCAATCTCGATGATCAAATCTTTGTCATTAAATTAACGCCAAACAAAGCCGATTGCCTCTCATTAATGGGGATGGCAAGAGAAGTCTCAGCAATCACTGGCGCTACACTCTGTGCGCCAAAGTGGACTCCGCCTGCAGTAACAATCGAAGATAAGCGTAAAGTCACAGTAGAAAATAAAGAGCTTTGCGGACGCTTTGCTGGTCGAGTAATTCGTGGTGTGAATCCGCAAGCTAAAACTCCTGATTGGATGATTCAGCGTCTTTGTAATGCTGGTCAAAGAAGTATTTCTGCTTTGGTGGATCTATCTAACTATGTGATGTTAGAAATGGGCCAACCAACCCATGTATTTGATATTGATAAATTGAATGGCGATATCAATGTTCGCTGGGCAAAAGCAGGTGAAACACTGGAGCTTCTCAACGGTCAAACAGTGACCTTGCAAGGCCCAGACTCTGCAGGCAAGATGCAAGAAGCAGGGGTTGTTGCTGATCAGAATGGTCCAGTAGCACTTGCAGGCATCATGGGCGGAAATCACTGCGCAGTAACTGATGACACTGAGAATATCTATGTTGAAGCGGCTTATTGGTTGCCTTCAGCAATCCAAGGACGTGCACGTCGTTTTAATTTCAGCACAGATGCTGCTCATCGTTTTGAACGCGGCGTAGATCCGCAAAACACAGTTAATTGCTTGGAATATCTCAGTGCTTTAATCATTGAGGTTTGCGGTGGTCAAGCAGGCCCTGTCGATGATCAAGTTCTCAATCTTCCTGAGCGTAAGCCGGTCAAAATGCGTTTGGCTAGGGCCGAAAAAGTTATCGGCATTCCACTAACAAGTGAAGTAGTAGCGGATGTATTTAAGCGTCTCGGTTTTGAATTCAAGCAAGAGGGTGATGCTTTTGTTGTTACACCTCCAAGCTATCGCTTTGATATTGAAATCGAAGAAGACTTAATTGAAGAAGTCGCACGCATGTACGGCTTTGAAAATATCCCTGATCAACCACCAGTAGCCTCATTGAAGATGAGTGCTAAAGCGGAAGCGAAGCGTGGTATTCATTTATTGCGTCAACGTTTAGCTTTGCAAGGTTACCAAGAGGCGGTCAACTTTGGTTTCACGGATCTTGAAAGTGAGCAGCGTTTAGCGGGAGCTAAAGAGCAGGACCTCATTAAGGTGCTCAATCCAATCGCCAATCAATATGGCGTGATGCGCAGCAATCTATGGGGTGGCTTGCTTGGCAACCTTAAAGCTAATTTGAACCGCGGAGCAGGTCGTGTTCGCTTGTTTGAGACTGGTCGCGTATTTAAGCGTGACTCTAATGTGCAAGAAGAAGCTGGCAAAGTAACCGGTTTTCATCAACCGCAAAAAATCGGTGGCCTTGCTTATGGTTCATTCGTACCTGAGCAGTGGGCTAATGCAACGCGTGCAGTAGATTTCTTTGATGTAAAGGGTGACCTTGAGCGTGTTTTAGATCCGCTTCATTTTGTAACAGAAGGCGCACAACATCCAGCACTGCATCCCGGTCGCTCTGCCCGGGTAACTTTGAAGTCCGGAAAAAACAATATTGCCATTGGTTGGATAGGTGAATTGCATCCTGGTTTGCAACAAGCCTACGAATTACCGCAAGCACCAGTTCTATTTGAGTTGGATTTAGATCCTATTCGCGAACTGGGTTTACCGATTCCAGAAGAGTTAAGTAAATTTCCTGCAGTGCAACGAGATTTAGCTTTGGTAGTCAAGCAAAGTGTTTCCGCGCAATCTTTATTGGATGCCATGTTTGCAAGTAAGCAGAATTTTGTGCGCAATATTGAGCTCTTTGATGAGTTCAAACCTAAGGCAGGATCGAGCAGCATGGCCGATGACGAGAAAAGCTTAGCTTTCCGAGTCAACCTCCTAAACCCTAGTGAAACTTTGCAGGACCCCCAAATTGATGCAGTAATGGCTGCTTTATTGAGCGCCGTTGAGAAAAAATGCGCAGCGCGTCTTCGCTAG
- a CDS encoding integration host factor subunit alpha — protein MTELISNDTVTKNELSEALFDQVGLNKREAKDMIDAFFDRIGQSLETGVEVKISGFGNFQLRNKSARPGRNPKTGQMIPIAARRVVTFHASQKLKDVVESHARENRV, from the coding sequence ATGACTGAATTGATTTCTAACGACACCGTTACCAAGAATGAGCTATCTGAAGCTCTCTTTGATCAAGTGGGACTAAATAAGCGTGAAGCGAAAGACATGATTGATGCTTTCTTTGATCGCATTGGCCAGTCACTTGAGACGGGTGTTGAAGTCAAGATTTCAGGCTTTGGTAATTTCCAGTTGCGCAATAAATCGGCTCGTCCTGGCCGAAATCCAAAAACAGGTCAAATGATTCCGATTGCTGCCAGACGCGTAGTTACTTTTCACGCCAGTCAAAAGCTTAAAGATGTAGTGGAGTCACATGCTCGAGAAAACCGAGTTTGA
- a CDS encoding MerR family transcriptional regulator, producing the protein MLEKTEFDASSALLSSQLPPIPAKRYFTIGEVADLCGVRSHVLRYWEQEFTQLSPQKRRGNRRYYQHHEVVLIRKIRSLLYEEGFTISGARNRLEEARGDLRLREELQAVLQILSK; encoded by the coding sequence ATGCTCGAGAAAACCGAGTTTGATGCCAGCTCAGCGCTGCTGAGCTCTCAACTTCCTCCGATACCCGCTAAGCGTTACTTCACTATTGGTGAGGTAGCCGATCTTTGCGGTGTTCGCTCACACGTTCTGCGCTATTGGGAGCAGGAGTTTACCCAGCTTAGCCCTCAGAAGCGTCGTGGTAACCGCCGCTATTACCAGCATCATGAGGTGGTCTTAATTAGAAAAATTCGTTCACTTCTGTACGAAGAAGGATTTACGATTAGTGGTGCACGCAATCGCCTTGAGGAAGCTCGCGGCGACTTACGTCTTCGCGAAGAATTACAAGCCGTTCTGCAGATTCTCTCTAAATAG
- a CDS encoding PaaI family thioesterase: MTSTNKSIEYFGLKIPFLAHLGVVPEYAKDGKSRISLEIRPEYENSFGIAHGGVIMTLLDFAMGAAARSTTDVPLGAMTIDMTVSFLRPSVGKIAVEGSILKSGKTINYCEAIVLNEAGEITAKSSGTFMLRKSGAP, translated from the coding sequence ATGACAAGTACAAATAAATCCATTGAATACTTCGGCCTAAAAATTCCTTTTTTGGCGCATTTAGGTGTGGTTCCGGAATATGCAAAAGACGGGAAGTCTCGTATCAGTCTAGAAATAAGGCCTGAGTATGAGAATAGTTTTGGTATCGCGCATGGCGGCGTCATCATGACCCTGTTAGATTTTGCGATGGGGGCAGCAGCCAGAAGTACTACAGATGTCCCTTTGGGTGCGATGACTATAGATATGACCGTGAGCTTCCTACGGCCTAGTGTTGGCAAAATTGCGGTTGAAGGCAGTATCCTGAAGTCCGGTAAAACGATTAATTATTGTGAAGCCATTGTTTTGAATGAGGCGGGGGAGATAACCGCTAAATCTAGTGGCACATTTATGCTTAGAAAATCAGGTGCACCTTGA
- a CDS encoding H-NS family nucleoid-associated regulatory protein: MPSYKELLAQREQLDKQIKEAIALEKADGIAKAKLIIEQYNLTATDLFSRKAGVKSTGGKVAPKYRNSSTGETWTGRGKAPKWIEGRDRSSYLI; this comes from the coding sequence ATGCCTTCTTACAAAGAGCTTTTAGCCCAACGTGAGCAGTTGGATAAACAGATTAAAGAAGCAATTGCCTTGGAAAAGGCTGATGGTATCGCTAAGGCTAAGTTAATTATTGAGCAGTACAACCTTACCGCTACTGATTTATTTAGCCGTAAAGCCGGCGTTAAAAGTACTGGTGGCAAGGTAGCCCCTAAGTATCGCAATTCCTCTACAGGTGAGACTTGGACTGGTCGCGGTAAAGCGCCTAAGTGGATTGAGGGTAGGGATCGTAGCAGCTACTTGATCTAA
- a CDS encoding helix-turn-helix domain-containing protein gives MKSITPETEYLSTRQSAKILQVSLGTVQKMVELGELIAWKTRGGHRRILASSLEQQLQRRKRAMRQKTTQNCVAMGIFRRSENGQELMESIADWQLKVDMEMAVDSLEGLMKAVSIAPDLIFLDALIPPVEQVHLIHYLSKNKDTQRIPILVDEGFIKLHPGVVTLVDENSGAKHPLSENIKKELENGLIDLNPLIIGYPATNPEAEDAWAQGSRHDLLEPLFVEALARKCV, from the coding sequence ATGAAATCAATTACCCCAGAAACGGAATATCTCAGTACTCGTCAAAGCGCCAAGATTTTGCAGGTTTCCTTGGGTACAGTTCAGAAAATGGTAGAACTCGGTGAGCTGATTGCCTGGAAAACCCGTGGCGGACACAGGCGAATATTGGCCAGCTCTTTAGAGCAGCAGTTACAACGCAGAAAAAGAGCCATGCGGCAAAAAACTACCCAAAACTGCGTAGCCATGGGGATATTTAGACGATCTGAGAATGGTCAGGAGCTAATGGAATCTATTGCCGACTGGCAACTCAAAGTTGATATGGAAATGGCGGTTGATAGCCTAGAGGGGCTCATGAAAGCAGTCTCAATTGCCCCTGATCTCATCTTTTTGGATGCCCTTATACCCCCTGTTGAGCAGGTTCATCTGATACATTATCTGAGTAAAAACAAGGACACACAGCGCATACCTATTTTAGTAGATGAAGGTTTTATTAAGCTTCACCCTGGGGTAGTAACACTGGTTGATGAAAATTCCGGCGCCAAGCACCCTTTGAGTGAAAATATTAAAAAGGAGCTTGAAAACGGCTTAATTGACCTTAATCCGCTCATTATTGGCTATCCTGCCACCAATCCAGAGGCAGAAGATGCATGGGCACAGGGATCCAGACATGACTTGCTTGAACCCTTATTTGTGGAGGCTCTTGCTAGAAAGTGTGTTTAG